The proteins below are encoded in one region of Amycolatopsis acidiphila:
- a CDS encoding TOBE domain-containing protein: protein MPQFRFSEAAGLLGVSDDTVRRWVRAGQLTSQVDAAGRKVVDGAELAAFAREQATGPEDPSAVGRSARNRFVGLVTEVVVDKVMAQVELQCGPQRVVSLMSTEAVRELGLRPGVLAVAVVKATTVVVETPGGER, encoded by the coding sequence ATGCCGCAATTTCGGTTTTCTGAAGCAGCCGGTCTGCTCGGTGTCAGTGACGACACGGTGCGTCGCTGGGTACGCGCCGGGCAGCTGACGTCCCAGGTGGACGCTGCGGGCCGCAAGGTCGTGGACGGCGCCGAACTCGCCGCGTTCGCCCGCGAGCAGGCCACCGGCCCCGAGGACCCCTCCGCTGTGGGGCGCTCGGCGCGCAACCGGTTCGTCGGGCTCGTCACCGAGGTCGTCGTGGACAAGGTGATGGCACAGGTCGAGCTGCAGTGCGGGCCGCAGCGGGTCGTCTCGCTGATGAGCACCGAGGCGGTGCGCGAGCTGGGCCTTCGGCCCGGGGTGCTCGCGGTCGCGGTGGTGAAGGCGACGACGGTCGTCGTCGAGACTCCAGGAGGAGAGCGTTGA
- a CDS encoding MarR family winged helix-turn-helix transcriptional regulator translates to MAAEPRYPVPPEVLQRFAELGREGSTLAVLRHARIAERMGLSGTDHKALDLASRADGPLTAGRIAQLTGLSTGAVTGVIDRLERAGFVRRVRDTQDRRKVLVEILPMDEERYAPLFSSALDVVEQVLERFSPEERDVVERFEREVQRLMRNDILDESKGT, encoded by the coding sequence ATGGCAGCCGAGCCAAGGTACCCCGTGCCGCCCGAAGTGCTCCAGCGGTTCGCCGAACTCGGCAGGGAAGGCAGCACGCTCGCGGTGCTGCGGCACGCGCGGATCGCCGAGCGGATGGGCCTGTCCGGCACCGACCACAAGGCACTGGACCTGGCCTCCCGCGCCGATGGACCGTTGACGGCGGGGCGGATCGCCCAGCTCACCGGCCTTTCCACGGGCGCGGTCACCGGCGTCATCGACCGGCTCGAGCGGGCGGGGTTCGTCCGCCGGGTGCGCGACACCCAGGACCGGCGCAAGGTCCTCGTCGAGATCCTGCCCATGGACGAGGAGCGGTACGCGCCGCTGTTCTCCTCCGCACTGGACGTGGTCGAGCAGGTGCTCGAAAGGTTCTCCCCGGAGGAACGTGACGTCGTGGAACGTTTCGAGCGCGAAGTACAGCGTCTGATGCGTAACGACATTCTTGATGAAAGCAAGGGCACGTAG
- the moaA gene encoding GTP 3',8-cyclase MoaA, with the protein MSAVNLGLPRLRGADVVSEPRPDNPALIDTFGRVATDLRVSLTDRCNLRCTYCMPAEGLPWLPGEDMLSDEELLRLLRIAVERLGVTDIRLTGGEPMLRPGLEDLIAEVAALRPRPRLSMTTNGIGLAKRATKIAAAGLDRINVSLDTVDPELFRAITRRDRLSHVLKGLEAARAAGLDPVKINAVLLRGVNEHEAARLLRFCLDHGYHLRFIEQMPLDAQHGWNRGDMVTAAEILELLGAEFELTPSPVERGGAPAERWLVDGGPGEVGVIASVTRPFCAACERTRLTADGAVRSCLFSNDETDLRGLLRAGLDDEAVADAWRMTMWAKLAGHEINDAGFAQPIRPMSAIGG; encoded by the coding sequence ATGAGTGCGGTGAATCTCGGTCTACCCCGTCTTAGGGGCGCCGACGTCGTGTCCGAACCACGCCCGGACAACCCGGCCCTGATCGACACCTTCGGCCGGGTCGCCACCGATCTGCGGGTCTCGTTGACGGACCGGTGCAACCTCCGGTGCACCTACTGCATGCCTGCCGAGGGCCTGCCGTGGCTGCCCGGCGAGGACATGCTGAGCGACGAGGAACTGTTGCGGCTGCTGCGAATCGCGGTCGAACGGCTCGGGGTCACCGACATCCGGCTCACCGGCGGTGAGCCGATGCTGCGGCCAGGTCTGGAGGACCTCATCGCCGAGGTGGCCGCGCTGCGGCCGCGGCCCCGGCTTTCCATGACCACCAACGGGATCGGCCTCGCCAAGCGGGCCACCAAGATCGCCGCGGCCGGCCTGGACCGGATCAACGTCTCGCTGGACACGGTCGACCCGGAGCTGTTCCGCGCGATCACCCGCAGGGACCGGCTCTCCCATGTGCTGAAGGGACTCGAGGCGGCTCGCGCGGCCGGACTCGACCCGGTCAAGATCAACGCCGTGCTGCTGCGCGGGGTCAACGAGCACGAAGCGGCGCGACTGCTGCGGTTCTGCCTCGACCACGGCTACCACCTGCGGTTCATCGAGCAGATGCCGCTGGACGCCCAGCACGGCTGGAACCGCGGCGACATGGTGACCGCCGCGGAGATCCTGGAGCTGCTGGGCGCCGAGTTCGAGCTCACGCCGAGCCCCGTCGAGCGGGGCGGCGCCCCGGCCGAGCGCTGGCTGGTGGACGGCGGGCCCGGCGAGGTCGGCGTCATCGCGTCGGTGACCAGGCCGTTCTGTGCCGCGTGCGAGCGCACCCGGCTCACCGCCGACGGCGCGGTCCGCTCCTGCCTGTTCAGCAACGACGAGACGGACCTGCGCGGGCTGCTGCGGGCCGGGCTCGACGACGAAGCGGTGGCCGACGCGTGGCGGATGACCATGTGGGCCAAGCTCGCGGGCCACGAGATCAACGACGCCGGTTTCGCCCAGCCGATCCGGCCGATGAGCGCGATCGGGGGCTGA
- a CDS encoding MoaD/ThiS family protein — protein sequence MPKVLVRYFASARAASGVEHETLQLPVGASVGEALGVLRERHPEKLPRVLEAASFLLDGIAVRDRSRAVPDGSELDVLPPFAGG from the coding sequence GTGCCGAAGGTGCTGGTGCGGTACTTCGCGTCCGCAAGGGCCGCGTCGGGCGTGGAGCATGAGACGCTCCAGCTGCCCGTCGGGGCGTCCGTCGGCGAGGCGCTCGGCGTCCTGCGCGAGCGGCATCCGGAAAAGCTGCCACGGGTCCTCGAAGCGGCCAGTTTCCTCCTCGACGGCATCGCTGTGCGTGATCGTTCTCGTGCCGTCCCGGACGGGTCCGAGCTCGACGTCCTCCCCCCCTTCGCGGGTGGTTAA
- a CDS encoding LysM peptidoglycan-binding domain-containing protein translates to MSYRGKHRKMSPAARNIARVAVAGIAVGTPLAIAATPAQAASVNWDAIAQCESGGNWSTNTGNGFYGGLQFTQSTWKAYGGTGSPQSASREQQIAVAERVLQGQGIGAWPVCGKKAGSSASSSKSTAKTQKKVTSTPKKATAPAPKTVAAQPATAVPSSNPNGDYTVVAGDTLSKIAKQFNVDGGYQKLQQLNSQYVPDANLILVGQKIATK, encoded by the coding sequence ATGTCCTACCGAGGCAAGCACCGCAAGATGTCCCCCGCCGCTCGCAACATCGCCCGCGTCGCTGTCGCGGGTATCGCGGTCGGCACCCCGCTGGCGATCGCTGCGACCCCCGCGCAGGCTGCCAGCGTCAACTGGGACGCCATCGCGCAGTGCGAGAGCGGTGGCAACTGGAGCACCAACACCGGCAACGGCTTCTACGGCGGTCTGCAGTTCACGCAGAGCACCTGGAAGGCCTACGGCGGCACCGGCAGCCCCCAGAGCGCGTCGCGTGAGCAGCAGATCGCGGTGGCGGAGCGGGTCCTGCAGGGCCAGGGGATCGGCGCATGGCCGGTCTGCGGCAAGAAGGCCGGCTCTTCCGCCAGCTCGTCCAAGAGCACGGCGAAGACGCAGAAGAAGGTCACCTCCACTCCGAAGAAGGCCACCGCGCCTGCTCCGAAGACGGTGGCGGCCCAGCCGGCGACCGCGGTCCCGTCGTCGAACCCGAACGGTGACTACACCGTCGTGGCCGGTGACACCCTGTCGAAGATCGCGAAGCAGTTCAACGTCGACGGTGGCTACCAGAAGCTGCAGCAGCTGAACTCGCAGTACGTTCCGGACGCGAACCTGATCCTGGTCGGCCAGAAGATCGCCACCAAGTGA
- a CDS encoding molybdenum cofactor biosynthesis protein MoaE, with protein MKRTARVIVASNRAASGVYADNTGPVIVDWLTERSFDVPAPIVVPDGEAVGQALRGCLNDDVDVVITTGGTGISPTDRTPDETVAVLDHQLPGLAEAIRSAGLPKVPTAVLSRGLAGVAGRTLVVNLPGSRGGVKDGLGVLDGVLEHAVDQLSGGDHPRPAEKGSVAASEVTPPRIALAQVTEQPLSVEAHAELVDDKAAGAVVTFGGVVRNHDGGKSVETLYYEGHPSAGDVLARVVAEVTARRAGVRAVAVSHRLGALAIGDVALACAVAADHRAEAFATCAELVDEVKAQLPVWKHQHFADGSDEWVNSP; from the coding sequence ATGAAGCGCACGGCACGGGTGATCGTCGCGTCGAACCGGGCGGCGTCGGGTGTCTACGCCGACAACACGGGGCCGGTGATCGTCGACTGGCTGACGGAGCGGTCGTTCGACGTGCCCGCGCCGATCGTCGTCCCCGACGGCGAGGCGGTGGGACAGGCCCTGCGCGGCTGTCTCAACGACGACGTCGACGTCGTCATCACCACCGGGGGGACGGGCATCTCGCCCACCGACCGCACTCCGGACGAGACCGTGGCCGTGCTCGACCACCAGCTGCCGGGCCTCGCGGAGGCGATCCGGAGTGCCGGGCTGCCCAAGGTGCCGACGGCGGTGCTGTCGCGCGGGCTGGCGGGGGTCGCGGGCCGGACGCTCGTGGTGAACCTGCCGGGTTCGCGTGGCGGCGTGAAGGACGGTCTCGGCGTGCTCGACGGCGTGCTGGAGCACGCGGTGGACCAGCTCTCGGGCGGCGACCATCCTCGCCCGGCCGAGAAGGGCAGTGTCGCCGCGAGCGAGGTCACGCCGCCGCGGATCGCGCTGGCGCAGGTCACCGAGCAGCCGCTGTCCGTCGAGGCGCACGCCGAGCTGGTCGACGACAAGGCGGCCGGTGCCGTCGTGACGTTCGGCGGGGTGGTCCGCAACCACGACGGCGGGAAGTCGGTGGAGACCCTGTACTACGAGGGCCACCCGAGCGCCGGCGACGTGCTGGCGCGGGTGGTCGCGGAGGTGACGGCCCGGCGCGCCGGGGTGCGGGCGGTGGCGGTGAGCCACCGGCTGGGCGCGCTGGCCATCGGCGATGTCGCCCTGGCGTGCGCCGTCGCGGCCGACCACCGCGCCGAGGCGTTCGCCACCTGCGCGGAACTGGTGGACGAGGTCAAGGCGCAGCTCCCGGTCTGGAAGCACCAGCACTTCGCCGACGGCAGTGACGAGTGGGTCAACTCCCCCTGA
- the moaC gene encoding cyclic pyranopterin monophosphate synthase MoaC: MSELSHVDQTGAARMVDVSGKQATARTAIATGVVHTTAEVIGLLSSNGLPKGDALATARIAGIMGAKKVPELIPLCHQIALSGVKVEFSLGETEVGIQATAKTTDRTGVEMEALTAVAVAGLTVHDMIKAVDPAATLDAVRLERKDGGKTGTWERP, from the coding sequence GTGAGTGAACTGAGCCACGTCGATCAGACGGGCGCCGCCCGGATGGTCGATGTCTCCGGCAAGCAGGCGACGGCCCGCACGGCGATCGCCACTGGGGTGGTGCACACGACGGCCGAGGTGATCGGGCTGTTGTCGTCGAACGGGTTGCCCAAGGGCGACGCGCTCGCGACGGCGCGGATCGCCGGGATCATGGGCGCCAAGAAGGTGCCGGAGCTGATCCCGTTGTGCCACCAGATCGCGTTGTCCGGGGTGAAGGTGGAGTTCTCGCTCGGCGAGACCGAGGTCGGCATCCAGGCGACCGCCAAGACCACCGACCGGACGGGCGTCGAGATGGAGGCGCTGACGGCGGTCGCGGTCGCCGGGCTCACGGTGCACGACATGATCAAGGCCGTCGACCCCGCGGCGACGCTCGACGCGGTCCGCCTGGAGCGCAAGGACGGCGGGAAGACCGGAACGTGGGAGCGGCCATGA
- a CDS encoding NAD-dependent malic enzyme, whose product MPVPGPGYSITVRVEAPPSASAAGDLTTAVGRVGGVLTAFDVVESNADAIVVDITANVSNADHVEDVTKELDSLPGVRVRKVSDRTFLMHLGGKLSVTPKVQLRNRDDLSRAYTPGVARVCQAIAANPADARRLTIKRNTVAVVTDGSAVLGLGNIGPAAALPVMEGKAALFKKFADVDAWPVCLDTQDTEEIIKIVKALAPVYAGINLEDIAAPRCFEIEKRLRDQLDIPVFHDDQHGTAIVVLAALRNALRVVGKEMADCKIVVSGAGAAGSAIIRLLQHKKPADIIAADIDGIVHAGRANLDDNLRHLAETTNKDNVSGSLHDALVGADVFIGVSAPNLFGAEQVATMAKDAIVFALANPDPEIDPLEAQKHAAVVATGRSDYPNQINNVLAFPGVFRGLLDAQAHDIDDNMLIAAANAIADVVNDRLNASFIVPSVFDSAVAPAVAEAVRTTARRTVAVG is encoded by the coding sequence GTGCCGGTTCCCGGCCCCGGTTATTCGATCACCGTCCGCGTCGAGGCTCCGCCTTCGGCGAGCGCCGCGGGCGACCTCACGACCGCCGTCGGCCGGGTGGGCGGCGTGCTCACCGCGTTCGACGTCGTCGAGTCCAACGCCGACGCGATCGTGGTCGACATCACGGCCAACGTCTCCAACGCCGACCACGTGGAGGACGTCACCAAGGAGCTCGACTCGCTGCCCGGGGTACGGGTGCGCAAGGTCTCCGACCGCACCTTCCTCATGCACCTGGGCGGCAAGCTCTCGGTGACCCCCAAGGTGCAGCTGCGCAACCGTGACGATCTGTCCCGCGCGTACACCCCGGGCGTGGCCCGCGTGTGCCAGGCGATCGCCGCGAACCCGGCCGACGCCCGGCGCCTGACCATCAAGCGCAACACCGTCGCCGTCGTGACCGACGGGTCGGCCGTGCTGGGCCTCGGCAACATCGGCCCTGCGGCCGCGCTGCCGGTCATGGAGGGCAAGGCGGCGCTGTTCAAGAAGTTCGCGGACGTCGACGCGTGGCCGGTGTGCCTGGACACCCAGGACACCGAGGAGATCATCAAGATCGTCAAGGCGCTGGCGCCGGTGTACGCGGGCATCAACCTGGAGGACATCGCCGCGCCGCGCTGCTTCGAGATCGAGAAGCGCCTGCGTGATCAGCTGGACATCCCGGTGTTCCACGACGACCAGCACGGCACCGCGATCGTGGTGCTGGCCGCGCTGCGCAACGCGCTGCGGGTGGTCGGCAAGGAGATGGCGGACTGCAAGATCGTCGTCAGCGGTGCGGGGGCCGCGGGCTCGGCGATCATCCGGCTGCTGCAGCACAAGAAGCCGGCCGACATCATCGCCGCCGACATCGACGGCATCGTGCACGCGGGCCGCGCCAACCTCGACGACAACCTGCGGCACCTCGCGGAGACGACGAACAAGGACAACGTCTCCGGCAGCCTGCACGACGCGCTCGTGGGGGCGGACGTGTTCATCGGGGTGTCGGCGCCGAACCTGTTCGGGGCCGAGCAGGTCGCGACGATGGCGAAGGACGCGATCGTGTTCGCGCTGGCCAACCCGGATCCGGAGATCGACCCGCTGGAGGCGCAGAAGCACGCGGCGGTGGTCGCGACCGGGCGGAGCGACTACCCGAACCAGATCAACAACGTGCTCGCCTTCCCCGGCGTGTTCCGCGGGCTGCTCGACGCCCAGGCGCACGACATCGACGACAACATGCTGATCGCGGCGGCCAACGCCATCGCCGACGTGGTCAACGACCGGTTGAACGCTTCGTTCATCGTGCCGAGCGTCTTCGACTCGGCGGTCGCCCCTGCGGTCGCGGAAGCAGTACGGACGACGGCCCGCAGGACGGTGGCGGTCGGCTAG
- a CDS encoding helicase-associated domain-containing protein: MPATSLADWLRSASDDELAALLQARRDLATPPPSDSTVLATRAGTAGSTARALEDLDTFTLTVLDALLVADADTEAVPRERVAALVGVDPGAALDRLRARAVVWGDDDALRALPVTRELVGPFPAGLGASVPELADADLSELGEDERNVLNALAAGPPIGRSRDALTRVPVEDAKTPVQRLLARGLLLRRDAETVELPREIALALRDGHSCSPGALREPELPTNPHQQSTVDEAAAGEAAEFLRQMESLLNQWSEQSPPVLKSGGLGVREVRRLARELEIDDARAILLAELALGAGLVADSGTTAPEWVPTTLTDSWLASGPGQRWLTLAQAWLELPRLPGLAGRRDAKDKPMAPLSDDLRRPLAPITRRRVLEALADLPAGAGVKSVDELVAVLAWRAPRRGGRLRDETVRWTMAEASTLGVIALGALTTATGALLAEDRQGALSAMVDAMPAPIDHVLVQADLTVVAPGPLEPELAAEIKTVADVESAGHATVYRITEQTVRRALDAGKTADELHELFGKRSATPVPQSLTYLIDDVARRHGRLRGGAAASFLRCDDEVLLAEVLGNPVAGEYELRKIAPTVLVSPVPLADVLDGLRAAGFAPAAEGPDGRVLDLRPSGRRIPARARAARRAVLPEPNGPNPGQLAQIIAHLRAGDRAASRRRGAEVRLPAGGGGSDTAATMALLARATREGREVWIGFVDSHGTASERVVKPAYVGGGILRSTSDEQYPLHRITSAALVED, encoded by the coding sequence ATGCCCGCGACCTCTCTGGCGGACTGGCTGCGTTCCGCGTCCGACGACGAGCTGGCCGCACTCCTGCAGGCCAGGCGCGACCTGGCCACCCCACCGCCCTCCGACAGCACTGTGCTCGCCACCCGCGCGGGCACAGCCGGTTCGACGGCCCGCGCGCTGGAGGACCTGGACACCTTCACCCTCACGGTGCTGGACGCGCTCCTGGTCGCCGACGCCGACACTGAAGCCGTCCCCCGCGAGCGGGTCGCCGCCCTCGTCGGCGTCGACCCCGGCGCGGCGCTGGACAGGCTGCGCGCTCGCGCCGTCGTGTGGGGCGACGACGACGCGCTGCGGGCGCTGCCCGTGACGCGGGAGCTCGTCGGCCCGTTCCCGGCCGGTCTCGGCGCCTCGGTACCCGAGCTGGCGGACGCGGACCTGAGCGAGCTGGGCGAGGACGAACGCAACGTGCTCAACGCGCTCGCCGCAGGTCCCCCGATCGGGCGCAGCAGGGACGCGCTCACCCGGGTGCCGGTCGAGGACGCGAAGACCCCGGTCCAGCGGCTGCTCGCGCGCGGGCTGCTGCTGCGGCGGGACGCCGAGACCGTCGAACTGCCCCGCGAGATCGCGCTGGCCCTGCGCGACGGGCACTCGTGCTCGCCGGGCGCGCTGCGCGAGCCGGAGCTGCCCACGAACCCGCACCAGCAGTCCACAGTGGACGAAGCTGCCGCCGGTGAGGCCGCGGAGTTCTTGCGGCAGATGGAGTCTCTGCTCAACCAGTGGTCGGAGCAGTCGCCGCCGGTGCTCAAGTCCGGCGGCCTGGGTGTGCGCGAAGTACGCAGGCTCGCTCGCGAACTCGAGATCGACGATGCGCGCGCGATCCTCCTCGCCGAGCTCGCGCTCGGCGCCGGCCTGGTCGCCGACAGCGGGACGACCGCGCCCGAATGGGTGCCCACGACGCTCACCGACTCGTGGCTCGCGTCGGGGCCGGGGCAACGGTGGCTCACCCTCGCGCAGGCCTGGCTGGAGCTGCCGCGGCTGCCCGGGCTGGCCGGCCGGCGCGACGCGAAGGACAAGCCGATGGCACCGCTGTCGGACGACCTGCGCCGCCCGCTGGCCCCGATCACCCGTCGCCGGGTCCTCGAAGCGCTCGCCGACCTGCCCGCGGGCGCGGGCGTGAAGAGCGTCGACGAACTGGTCGCGGTGCTCGCCTGGCGGGCGCCGCGGCGTGGCGGCAGGCTGCGGGACGAGACGGTGCGCTGGACGATGGCGGAGGCGTCGACGCTCGGCGTGATCGCGCTGGGCGCGCTCACCACCGCCACCGGCGCGCTGCTCGCCGAAGACCGCCAGGGCGCACTGTCGGCGATGGTCGACGCGATGCCCGCGCCGATCGACCACGTGCTGGTGCAGGCCGACCTGACGGTGGTCGCGCCGGGGCCGCTCGAGCCGGAGCTGGCCGCGGAGATCAAGACGGTCGCCGACGTCGAGTCCGCCGGGCACGCCACGGTCTACCGGATCACCGAGCAGACCGTGCGGCGCGCCCTCGACGCCGGGAAGACCGCCGACGAGCTGCACGAACTGTTCGGCAAGCGGTCCGCGACGCCGGTGCCGCAGTCGCTGACCTACCTGATCGACGACGTCGCGCGCAGGCACGGCCGGTTGCGGGGTGGCGCGGCCGCGTCGTTCCTGCGGTGTGACGACGAGGTGCTGCTCGCCGAGGTACTGGGCAACCCGGTCGCCGGGGAGTACGAGCTGCGCAAGATCGCGCCGACGGTCCTGGTCAGCCCGGTGCCGCTCGCGGACGTGCTCGACGGGCTGCGGGCCGCCGGGTTCGCGCCCGCCGCCGAGGGCCCGGACGGGCGGGTACTGGACCTGCGGCCGAGCGGCAGGCGGATCCCTGCCCGTGCCCGCGCCGCGCGCCGCGCGGTGCTGCCGGAGCCGAACGGCCCGAACCCCGGGCAGCTCGCCCAGATCATCGCGCATCTGCGTGCCGGGGACAGGGCGGCGAGCCGGCGCCGGGGCGCGGAGGTGCGGCTGCCGGCCGGTGGCGGCGGCTCGGACACGGCGGCGACCATGGCGCTGCTGGCACGCGCGACCCGCGAGGGGCGCGAGGTGTGGATCGGGTTCGTCGACTCGCACGGGACGGCCAGCGAGCGCGTCGTCAAGCCGGCGTACGTGGGCGGCGGAATCCTGCGCAGCACCAGCGACGAGCAATACCCGCTGCACCGCATCACGTCGGCAGCACTGGTGGAGGACTAG
- a CDS encoding DUF742 domain-containing protein, which yields MRGIPIRPENPAPDAWEALHQGADREQLDSPARFTLDRSAVLMRVRSLHGVQRMRPASSQREWPAEPGPLQPSGRHGCPQPAGYHAPPVYPEAPTAYSEVPEAAYPTGRHALPPAPAANQVAIRQRTMMRPYAHTRGRTRPDYELALETLVSTTERGRRYLGATSVQHRRICDVCVDARSIAEIAAFLHLPLNVVKVLVSDMDNLELVVLHQPGLSFGDRSSREFMARVLEGLRSL from the coding sequence ATGAGAGGCATCCCGATCCGTCCCGAGAACCCCGCCCCTGATGCCTGGGAAGCACTGCATCAGGGCGCCGACCGCGAACAGCTCGACTCGCCGGCCCGGTTCACGCTCGACCGTTCGGCCGTGCTGATGCGCGTCCGCTCGCTGCACGGCGTGCAGCGCATGCGCCCGGCCTCGTCGCAGCGCGAGTGGCCCGCCGAGCCCGGCCCGTTGCAGCCGAGCGGCCGCCACGGCTGTCCGCAGCCTGCCGGCTACCACGCGCCGCCGGTGTATCCCGAGGCTCCCACCGCGTACTCCGAGGTGCCCGAAGCGGCGTACCCGACGGGCCGGCACGCACTGCCGCCCGCCCCGGCCGCGAACCAGGTCGCGATCCGCCAGCGCACCATGATGCGGCCGTACGCGCACACCCGCGGCCGCACCAGGCCCGACTACGAGCTGGCCCTGGAGACACTGGTCTCCACCACCGAGCGCGGCCGCCGCTACCTGGGCGCGACGTCGGTGCAGCACCGCCGCATCTGCGACGTGTGCGTGGACGCCCGCTCGATCGCGGAGATCGCGGCGTTCCTGCACCTGCCGCTGAACGTGGTGAAGGTGCTGGTGAGCGACATGGACAACCTGGAGCTGGTGGTCCTGCACCAGCCGGGCCTGTCCTTCGGCGACCGCTCCTCGCGCGAGTTCATGGCCCGTGTCCTGGAGGGTCTGCGGTCGCTCTAG
- a CDS encoding roadblock/LC7 domain-containing protein gives MSAPAYHAGSFGWLITDFVRRVPGAAHAVVVSADGLLLAGSDGLPKDRADQLSAVASGLVSLTFGAARCFEAGSVNQTVVEMERGYLFLMSISDGSSLAVLAAPNCDIGTVAYEMTLLVDRVGQQMTPELRMQLQGGVRG, from the coding sequence GTGAGCGCCCCGGCCTATCACGCGGGCAGCTTCGGCTGGCTGATCACGGATTTCGTGCGCAGAGTGCCCGGCGCCGCACACGCCGTCGTCGTCTCCGCCGACGGGTTGCTGCTCGCCGGCTCCGACGGCCTGCCGAAGGACCGCGCCGACCAGCTTTCCGCCGTCGCGTCCGGGCTCGTCAGTCTCACCTTCGGCGCCGCGCGGTGCTTCGAGGCGGGCTCGGTCAACCAGACCGTCGTCGAGATGGAGCGCGGGTACCTGTTCCTGATGTCCATCAGCGACGGGTCCAGCCTGGCCGTGCTGGCCGCACCGAACTGCGACATCGGCACGGTGGCCTACGAGATGACCCTTCTCGTGGACCGCGTCGGGCAGCAGATGACGCCTGAGCTGCGGATGCAGCTCCAGGGTGGTGTGCGCGGATAG
- a CDS encoding GTP-binding protein yields the protein MGFGEFDSDANTSAANGPTQSAKIVVAGGFGAGKTTLVGAVSEIDPLTTEAQMTEASLSVDDVSATPDKVTTTVAMDFGRLSLDSDLVLYVFGTPGQHRFWFMWDDLALGAIGAVVLVDTRRLADAFPSIDFFENRNLPYIVAINCFDRLLHHQIEDVRHALTIGDHVPIIACDARERESAKQVLISVVEHAIARDSALQPG from the coding sequence GTGGGCTTCGGAGAATTTGACTCCGACGCGAACACGTCGGCGGCCAACGGGCCGACGCAGTCGGCCAAGATCGTGGTCGCCGGTGGCTTCGGCGCGGGCAAGACCACACTGGTCGGTGCGGTGTCCGAGATCGACCCGCTCACCACGGAAGCGCAGATGACGGAGGCGAGCCTGTCCGTCGACGACGTCTCCGCGACACCGGACAAGGTCACCACGACCGTCGCGATGGACTTCGGCCGGCTCTCGCTGGACTCCGACCTGGTCCTCTACGTCTTCGGTACGCCGGGCCAGCACCGGTTCTGGTTCATGTGGGACGACCTCGCGCTCGGTGCCATCGGCGCCGTCGTGCTGGTGGACACGCGGCGGCTGGCCGACGCGTTTCCCTCGATCGACTTCTTCGAGAACCGCAACCTGCCCTACATCGTGGCGATCAACTGCTTCGACCGGTTGCTGCACCACCAGATCGAGGACGTCCGGCACGCGCTCACGATCGGCGACCACGTGCCGATCATCGCCTGTGACGCGCGGGAGCGCGAGTCCGCCAAACAGGTTCTGATCTCGGTCGTCGAGCACGCCATCGCGAGGGACAGCGCCCTGCAACCCGGCTGA
- a CDS encoding DUF742 domain-containing protein — protein sequence MDAGRATDLDGDRMGRNASDSGSDPEEPENALADDDWTKFRARVDREWRQRRASGAGEADDMGGPPSYPGYGGSEYRVSDFGDRLLSGPGSELFGGRSDSPPSGEFSGYRPIAPGPGPVSHPGYSGHPSLPSMPPVPAAPVAPPPTAAETSGLVRPYFRTGGRTRPTYDLAIEALISTSERGRELGRVKVPEHRSICGLCLDTRSVAEVAAYLRLPLGVVRVLIGDVAGLGLVLVHTATAAVGDRPSIEFMERVLSGLRRI from the coding sequence GTGGACGCGGGTCGGGCTACGGACTTGGACGGGGACCGGATGGGCAGGAACGCCTCGGATTCCGGCTCGGATCCTGAGGAACCGGAGAACGCGCTGGCCGACGACGACTGGACGAAGTTCCGGGCGCGCGTCGACCGGGAATGGCGCCAACGGCGTGCGAGCGGCGCCGGCGAAGCGGACGACATGGGTGGCCCGCCGTCCTACCCGGGCTACGGCGGAAGCGAATACCGGGTGAGCGACTTCGGCGACCGACTGCTGTCGGGGCCGGGCTCGGAGCTGTTCGGTGGCCGCAGCGACAGCCCCCCGAGCGGCGAGTTCAGCGGGTACCGGCCGATCGCGCCGGGCCCGGGCCCGGTCAGCCACCCCGGGTACAGCGGGCATCCCAGCCTGCCGTCGATGCCGCCGGTCCCGGCCGCTCCTGTGGCCCCGCCGCCCACCGCGGCCGAGACGTCCGGCCTGGTCCGGCCGTACTTCCGCACCGGCGGACGGACGAGACCGACGTACGACCTCGCCATCGAGGCCCTCATCTCCACCAGCGAGCGCGGGCGCGAGCTCGGCCGGGTCAAGGTGCCCGAGCACCGGTCCATCTGCGGGCTGTGCCTGGACACTCGCTCGGTGGCCGAGGTGGCCGCCTATCTACGATTGCCACTCGGCGTCGTGCGGGTGCTGATCGGGGACGTGGCCGGGCTCGGTCTCGTCCTGGTGCACACCGCCACCGCCGCCGTCGGTGACCGTCCCAGTATCGAATTCATGGAGAGGGTGCTCAGTGGGCTTCGGAGAATTTGA